A genomic stretch from Rhodobacterales bacterium HKCCA1288 includes:
- a CDS encoding SCO family protein — protein sequence MAGVAALAFVWLLLWSDYRADSARTDAEPPFFAEFELTDHQGMVRTEEDFAGRWMLVFFGFTNCPDVCPTTLSEVAAVMDGLGDDVAKVQPIFITIDPERDTPAALAEYVPLFDAGIIGLTGTPEQIAATSETFPIFFERVEEAAAPDGYTMGHTSHLFLFDPDAGFADSWPYGTSAEEILADLEERI from the coding sequence TTGGCAGGCGTGGCAGCGCTTGCCTTCGTATGGCTTTTGCTATGGTCCGATTATCGTGCCGATAGCGCCCGAACCGACGCCGAACCGCCTTTTTTCGCTGAGTTCGAACTGACGGACCACCAGGGTATGGTTCGAACCGAGGAGGACTTTGCGGGGCGCTGGATGCTGGTTTTTTTCGGCTTTACCAACTGCCCCGACGTCTGCCCGACGACCCTATCCGAGGTCGCGGCGGTGATGGACGGTCTGGGCGACGATGTCGCCAAGGTCCAGCCGATTTTCATAACAATCGACCCCGAACGAGACACGCCCGCAGCACTCGCCGAATACGTCCCGCTGTTCGATGCGGGCATCATCGGGCTGACCGGCACGCCGGAACAGATCGCCGCCACATCCGAGACCTTTCCGATCTTCTTCGAACGCGTCGAAGAGGCTGCGGCGCCGGACGGTTACACGATGGGCCACACGTCGCATCTGTTCCTCTTCGATCCCGACGCGGGCTTCGCCGACTCGTGGCCCTACGGCACCTCCGCCGAAGAGATCCTCGCCGATCTGGAAGAGAGGATCTGA
- a CDS encoding disulfide bond formation protein B: MNRISGETALGLAWIIALVASLAVLFIGEVLGQTPCLLCWFQRAFMFPLAIVLGLGLWWRDGRVGRYGIALALGGGAVALWHMGLYVGLVPERIQPCTATGPSCTDDNQLVFGVPIPLMALVAFALIGALSALSLKDTRT, encoded by the coding sequence ATGAACCGCATATCCGGAGAAACAGCCCTCGGGCTGGCGTGGATCATCGCACTCGTCGCCTCGCTTGCCGTGCTTTTCATCGGCGAGGTGCTGGGGCAGACGCCCTGTTTGCTGTGCTGGTTCCAGCGCGCCTTCATGTTTCCCTTGGCCATTGTCCTCGGGCTCGGCCTTTGGTGGCGGGACGGCCGCGTGGGGCGCTACGGCATCGCATTGGCGCTTGGCGGCGGCGCAGTCGCCCTGTGGCACATGGGGCTGTACGTCGGTCTTGTTCCCGAACGCATCCAGCCTTGCACAGCCACCGGCCCCTCTTGCACCGATGACAACCAACTGGTCTTCGGCGTCCCTATCCCGCTGATGGCGCTCGTCGCCTTCGCGCTGATCGGGGCGCTGTCGGCCCTTTCATTGAAGGACACACGAACATGA
- a CDS encoding helix-turn-helix domain-containing protein has translation MLTIGTLSKKTGTKVQTIRYYEQIGLMPDPGRTGGGQRRYDNAQLDRLSFIRHSRQLGFSLDAIRELLDLSDHPNRPCDEADAIARRQLKQVEQRMARLKALRTELKRMVHECSGGRTADCRVLEVLRDHSECLTEHDEIGA, from the coding sequence ATGCTCACGATCGGTACTCTGTCAAAGAAGACTGGCACAAAAGTGCAGACCATCCGGTACTACGAACAGATCGGACTCATGCCCGATCCTGGCAGGACCGGAGGCGGACAGAGGCGCTACGACAATGCACAGCTTGATCGACTGTCCTTCATCCGCCACTCGCGGCAACTCGGCTTCTCGCTCGATGCGATCCGCGAGCTGCTCGACCTCAGCGATCATCCCAATCGGCCCTGTGATGAAGCTGATGCCATCGCGCGTCGCCAGCTCAAACAGGTGGAGCAGCGCATGGCCCGCCTGAAGGCGCTGCGCACGGAACTGAAACGCATGGTTCACGAATGCAGCGGCGGGCGGACAGCGGATTGCCGGGTGCTGGAGGTATTGCGGGACCATTCTGAATGTCTGACCGAGCACGACGAGATTGGGGCCTGA